One part of the Aestuariirhabdus litorea genome encodes these proteins:
- a CDS encoding phenylacetate--CoA ligase family protein, with protein sequence MSDFFDELETQGAELREQTLLKRLPEHLRWAQENTVWYSQQLAGINPHEINSREALATLPVLRKSELTELQRKHPPFAGMVATGTAKLNHIYQSPGPIYDPEGQRNDWWKVGRAFYAAGFRPGDRVQNCLSYHLTPGGAILDSGARACGCTVIPAGGGQTEAQVQVMHDLSVTGYCGTAAFLKLILDRADELGVDVSSLRKALFAGAALTQSLREYFDARGIAYYDAYASADLGLIAYQSSARQGLIVAEEILLEIVRPGSGDPLPVGEVGEVVVTSFNRDYPLIRFATGDLSVVLPGTSSCGRTNMRIRGWMGRADQTTKVKGMFVSPQQVNAVVARHPEIQKARLRVETCNDNDRMTLHCETSGLNEAAVVQSIRDLCKLSGEVEAVAPGSLPNDGIVIEDLRPVD encoded by the coding sequence ATGTCCGATTTTTTTGATGAGCTCGAGACCCAGGGTGCCGAGCTCAGGGAGCAGACTTTGCTCAAACGCCTGCCGGAGCACCTGCGCTGGGCCCAGGAAAACACAGTGTGGTATTCGCAGCAGTTGGCGGGGATCAACCCCCATGAGATCAACAGTCGAGAGGCCTTGGCGACCCTGCCGGTGTTGCGCAAGTCGGAGCTGACCGAACTGCAGCGCAAGCATCCCCCCTTTGCCGGGATGGTGGCGACCGGCACCGCCAAGCTCAACCACATCTACCAGTCCCCGGGACCGATTTATGATCCCGAGGGGCAGCGCAACGACTGGTGGAAGGTGGGGCGCGCCTTTTACGCAGCCGGCTTCCGCCCCGGGGATCGGGTGCAAAATTGTCTCTCCTACCACCTCACCCCCGGCGGGGCCATCCTCGATTCGGGGGCGCGTGCCTGCGGCTGTACGGTGATCCCGGCCGGTGGTGGCCAGACCGAGGCCCAGGTGCAGGTGATGCACGACCTGAGTGTAACGGGCTATTGCGGCACGGCAGCCTTCCTCAAGCTGATTCTTGATCGGGCCGACGAGCTGGGGGTCGATGTCAGCAGCCTGCGCAAGGCACTGTTTGCCGGGGCGGCGCTCACCCAGTCGCTGCGGGAGTATTTCGATGCCCGTGGCATTGCCTATTACGATGCCTATGCCTCGGCAGACCTGGGGCTGATCGCCTACCAGTCCTCCGCGCGTCAGGGGCTGATCGTGGCAGAGGAGATCCTGCTGGAGATTGTGCGGCCCGGCAGCGGCGATCCGCTACCGGTGGGGGAGGTGGGCGAGGTGGTGGTGACCAGCTTTAACCGCGACTACCCACTGATCCGCTTCGCCACGGGCGACCTCTCGGTGGTGTTGCCGGGTACCAGTTCCTGCGGTCGCACCAATATGCGTATTCGCGGCTGGATGGGGCGGGCTGACCAGACCACCAAGGTGAAGGGGATGTTCGTCAGCCCCCAGCAGGTGAACGCCGTGGTGGCACGTCATCCGGAGATCCAGAAGGCGCGCCTGCGGGTGGAAACCTGCAACGACAATGACCGTATGACCCTGCATTGCGAAACGAGCGGGTTGAACGAGGCCGCGGTCGTGCAGTCGATTCGGGACCTGTGCAAGCTCTCGGGCGAGGTGGAGGCGGTAGCGCCGGGCTCACTGCCCAATGACGGCATCGTGATCGAGGATCTCAGGCCGGTGGACTGA
- the hemJ gene encoding protoporphyrinogen oxidase HemJ, with amino-acid sequence MLWVKAFHIIAVICWFAALFYLPRLFVYHAMSEDEISRERFKVMERKLYRGIGTPSMLLTLVLGFWLVSYNHDYYEASAWFHAKLTLVALLVIYHFLCGRMVKTFAADANTRSHVYYRWFNEVPVLMLVGIVVLVVVRPF; translated from the coding sequence ATGCTCTGGGTAAAAGCCTTTCACATCATCGCGGTCATCTGCTGGTTTGCCGCGCTCTTCTACCTGCCACGCCTTTTTGTGTACCACGCCATGAGCGAGGACGAAATCAGCCGAGAGCGGTTCAAGGTGATGGAGCGCAAGCTCTACCGCGGCATTGGCACCCCCTCCATGCTCCTCACCCTGGTGCTGGGTTTTTGGCTGGTCTCCTACAACCACGACTACTACGAAGCCTCTGCCTGGTTCCACGCCAAACTGACCCTGGTGGCCCTGCTGGTGATCTACCACTTCCTCTGCGGGCGCATGGTAAAAACCTTCGCTGCCGATGCCAACACCCGCTCCCATGTGTACTATCGCTGGTTTAACGAGGTACCGGTGCTGATGCTGGTGGGTATCGTGGTACTGGTGGTGGTGCGCCCCTTCTAA